From the Drechmeria coniospora strain ARSEF 6962 chromosome 02, whole genome shotgun sequence genome, the window GCGGCTCGTGAAGTGGACCGCTCCTCGTTCGTAGGCGTCACGGTCGAGAGTGATGACGCCCACATCCGCATAcaaggcctcggccggctgATATTTAGGAAGTCTGTCATAGTTGAACTGtccaccgacgacgccggctctCGACGCTTGACAGagggcaacgacgaggacgaggagagagAGTAGGCGGAAACGGGCCGTGCCGGTCGAATCCATGACCGTAACGCGGCCACGAGAGACTGTGTGCGTGCATGACGGAAACGGGCGAGGTTGTCGACGCGGCCTCGAGGTGAAATACTGGCGGAATCGATCGACGAGCCGGACATGAACGTTGCAAAACCCAAGCTACTGGGACGTGTGGTTCGCCGCAGCGAACCAGGAATCCTTCGGCGGCAAGGGTGACATTGGCATCTCCTCACCAGCTGGGCGTACGTAATGGCATCCCACACCAGTGCATGGAGAAGAACTGTAAGTGCAAGAAGAGAAGGCGGCCGGTACTGAGGTGCGTACGCACGCACGGTAGTAATAGTCAGTAGTCATCAATACTCTGGCGGTCAAGTGAGCGAGTGCGAATAATAGGGAATACTCGTAGTACAATTgagcacagtacatgcttgcacctacaactacagccACAGGTACTGTCAGCAGGTACAGGTGCTATGATGCGCAGTCGGTACTCAAGCATTAATAATCACTGCATCCATTCAGGTGCCGGCAATTCATTCACCAGCAGCTGAGGTAACCTACCAACGGCAGCGCCCATGCTGCTGATCCTCTGCGCTAGCAGTGCACATGGCACCGTCAAGAGCGAAACGGTAACCACTGTACATCAAATTTTGGTAGAGATTCCACATGCATTTGTTTTTCATCCCGATTCGGGCTCAGGATCGTTGGTTCAGCTTCGCGACATTCGGTGTATACATGGTCGAGTATGGGTCGCCCCGCCGTCTCAGCGGGGAATCGCTCAGCGGGCCAGACGAAATGTCTAAATATACGACTCGGTCAGAAGTGATTACTCCGACCCTGCTGGTACGATTCCCACTGGCTCGGTCAAAATGCTGAATGAAcgcacctaagtacttacggcgggcgtacttgcacctaggTACAGATATATctactaggcacctagtagCAAGTTCCTTCCAGAGTTCGTAGaacagtagttgtaggtgtaagttCTAGTACTAGCATGTCCATCACCTCGATGAGTAGCACTTGCaatacaggtacttgcacagtcagtacccgtacaagtacttgcgtttCCCGTACGGCACAGAGTCTGGGGTACAGAATATTATAAGTACCTAAGCAGgtgtgcctgtactgtaggtgtgcctgtactgtaggtttGCCTGTACTATAAGTGTGCCTGttctgtaggtgtgcttgtactgtaggtgtgcttgtactgtaggtgtgcttaACTGTTGTGTgcgtagtactagtactatagtGGGGTttggcaaaagtgtcgattcacttcACAGTTAGCGGTGCTCCGTAGCGCAACCgaaattgaatcgtcactttttTCCACTAGGTAGTGACTGTACGCCCGAGAACGAAAATGAACCACGGGTCCATGGGTGTGCCTGAATTCCGACGGGAGTATTGCTCCGTAAGCCGAATATAAGTACTGTGGACCTACTTAATTGCTTGTAgtagagtacatgtacttttactTGCATAGGTGTATTTACTCGCagaaatacatgtacggagaattaTTAcatattattacttacatcATGATACTTTTTTCCAGTTAtttatacggagtactgtagttgtactgccCATCACCCCGGCATATCCAAGTACCGAGATGAGGTATAattacatgtgctccgtacttgttacttattttacggagtactccgcacagtgcttgcacaTCCAAGTGCCCCCCCCAACCCCCAACCCCGCCGCACGGGCACATGTGCCTTGGCTGCGGAGCAATGACTTGTAAGCAGAGCACCACCACTACCAGGCAGTAATTAAGCACGcgcagtattaatactttgGTACCATCGCGgagcagtaatacttactttatgtacttgcagtacttgcagtacataGGTAAGTACGTGCAGTGCTTCGGTACCTGAGATTCATTGCATGATGAAATGTATTACCGTTTGCTCCGCACCCATCCTTCTCGCCATGGCGACAGTGAGACGGCATACACGCACAACCAGCGCACCATGTCGCTTCCAATGTTGCTCTCTTCTCTTCGCACAAGGAAGCAGAAACAACATTCTCAGATACGGTGGCCATGGACTGCCGTCACCGGCAGTCGCACCGACACTGGCCGTCGGCAGTCTCTTGAGATGGGAAATGGTGCCTAGGGCTTCACCTGCagcgtgccgtcgaggaaaaCATCGACGTGCTCCCCGTAGAAGCAGACGAGTCCCGCGATGGCGGCGCACTCATGCGTCGGCAGCCGATAGTACCAGATCAAGTTCTTgtgctcctcgccgtcgacgacgacgtcgtagtactcggcctcgcccttgTAGGGGCACCTCGTGACGAGCTCGCTCTTGCGCAGGACCGactggtcgacggcggccagggACATGTAGTAGCGTGCCGGGAGGCCCGTCTCGAGCAGGTGGACGGCGTTTGGCGCCTGGGCGACGGTCTTGCCCGCGAGCTTGACTTGGATGGCGCGCGACGAGGGCAGCACGTCGATGCGCTTGAAGGGGTCCTTGGGGTGCACGTAGATGGGcacgtcctcctcgagccaCTGGTCTGCCATgcgtcggtcggtcggtcagcCGGACGAGCGGCAGGGCGGACGAGGGAGCAACTTGCCCATGGCGCCAAACTCGAGCCGCACGAGGCCGGCCAGCGCTCCGAGGCTCCTGTCGTCGGTGAAGCGCAGGAGGCGGTCGGTGCGGTGCTCGGGGATGCCTTTCCGCGCAGGGACGGTGAGCTCGACCGTGGCGGCGCGCGCGAAGCCGTCGGCCCGGATCAGCTGCTGGTCCCGGACGGTGCAGCCGGTCAGGGCGTCCTGGGGGATGTAGAATTGGGGGTAGGCATCGTGCTCCCAGACGTGGGAGGCGGCCGTTgtgtcgacgatgatgctgTGGTTGAGCACGACGCGGACACGACGGGACGCCGGATGCACCTTGCGCGGGCCGTTGGTGAGGAGGTAGctggcgagctcggcgaggctACGGGAGCGACCAAACAGTCAGCGATCGAGACCACGGTGCGGTGACGGCGTTTCGGGCGGGCGACGATGCTGCTCCTCCGCGCCCCCCCGcgcccctcctccccctccctcgtTCTCTTTCCGTGCCACTCACTCGGTGCCGTGTGCTCCTGGTCTCGCCATTGCCATCTCACTTGCAGCAGCAAGCACGTACGGATGCGTCTAAAGGGGCGATGCTCGTACGTGCGCTCGAGGGTCTTGGCGTATGCGTAACGATCACGTTTGGGTCCGATGTCGTCGATCACTTTTTTGCTCCTTGTCGGCGAGAGGTAGGTTGGGTATCGGCCGTGGCTTTAACGCAATGCCATGTCCTCGATCGAGCGGCAACCAAGCCGAGTTGGATGTTGGATGCCAGTGAAGCTACCCCGCAGCGCCAGGCTATGATGGCCGGCTGTCAGCCTGACTGCCTGCCTCGAGGCTCCGACGCGCAGTGATGACGCAATTTGCTGCCACGCAGTGTGAGGGCAAAGGCCAGCTCGGCGTTGCACTCGGCGCACTCGGCTGTTGGTTTGCCACCTTTTCGTGGCAAGCGCACAATTGGGCACAAGCGGGCAAATGAGGGCACAAGCGAGCACAGGCACAAGGGGCAAAGGGGGCACAAGCAGCACGAGGAGCACGAGTAATATGGGGAGCACAGGGAGCACAATGGTAACAAGTGGCAAAAGAGCACACGGGGAGCACACGGGGAGCACACGGGGAGCACACGGGGAGCAAAAGGGCACGCAAGAAGCACAGGGAGCATACAGGGAGCATAAAAGGAACACAAGGACACACAATAAGCACTAGAAACACACAAGAAGCACAAGGGCACACAAGAAGCACAGGGAGCATACAGGGAGCATACAAGGAACACAAGGACACACAATAAGCACAATAAGCACTAGAAACACACAAGAAGCACAAGGAGCCTTCAAGGGGCACAAGGGCATACCAGGAGCATCCAAAGAGCACAAGGGGCACAAAGGGCACTCGGCAGAACCTGCAGATACGGCTTGCTGCATTCGTGCTCCATGTAATGCTCTGTAATACTTGGTGATATAGTACAGCTGGCTGGTGCATGGTATTAcagttgtagttgtatggTAGGTAATTAGGTACTGGACCAAGTACCAaatactgtgctccgtacagttcGCAGGAAAGCACTGGTGGTGGGTCGCTCGACAGCTTCGTCTGAGCTTTCCTCCCCATATCCATTTCTCGACAACGGCCACGTCCAGCTTATCTGCCGCCCCATGACCCTCGTATTCGTCCTTGAACAGTAATAACTGTACGTGTCCCTTTTCCCGTATCAttgtcgccctcgtcacTCAACAACCACTCATCCCCGACCGCCAACGAGCAGGCGGTGACGGGGTGGAGGCATGGCAGATGAGGCTCAACGTTTGGTTCAACAAATGCCTGCCAACAAATGGCACGGCCGCACGACCGGCCGCGAGCCAGGAGGAGAGGCATTTGCAAGCAAAGTGGAACGAACGATCCACCGGTTCGCTCGACGACATGGATGGACGAAATCGATCTGCAGGGCaagccggggggggggaggcacTTGCAATCATAGTGGAACGAACCATCCACCGGAACTATCCACCGGGTCGCCCCATGACATTGGCCGATGGCATCGCTCTCCAGCCATAACAAGCGCCCTCAGGGCCGCACAGCGTTGCAGACTGCCGAACACGCCGTGgggagtgcagagtacagcGTGCAGAGTGCAAcgtgcagagtactccgtacagtgtgcaGAGTACAACGTATAATTACAGCGTACAGCGTATAGCGTACAGTTTGcagagtgcagagtacaggGTGCAGACGGCAAACGGCAGACAGGCCTCAGCATTCGACTTGGACGAACAACCGGTGCATGGTGGTAGCCGTGTCACGATACATGACAGTCTGCTTAATTTCATTTTGACTCGCTGGCATTCGTCACTTCCTTCCTGCTCAATTTTGATCCCGGCCAGCTTCGTCATGGCGAGGGCCTCGATGCTCGTTTCCGCCTGGAGCTCGTTCCGCCACCACCCGTCGACAGCATCACAATCCCTCCTCGCCTTGAGAGCAGGATGGCGCCGGTGGCAGAGCCGTTCGGTtgcggcgccggccgaaGTGGCTAGGGCACCCCATCAGCTCGTGCCCCCTCCCGCGCGGCCTGCCGAGTCTCTTCGGCAAGCAGAGGCGGACGACATCTTtcgccgtgccgtcgccgccaaggcTTCGCGGACGAGCTGGACGCGCGAGGAGATTGCCGCCATCTACTACCAGCcgctcctcgagctggcTCATCAAGCTGCACGTCTCCCcgtccaccgtcgtcacggTACGCTTCGGCTGACAGGCAAACAAGAGCATCGTGCACAGGCGCTTCCACAGCGGCCGCGAGGTCCAGCTCTGCACCCTCATGAACATCAAGACGGGCGGCTGCACCGAGGACTGCTCCTACTGCGCCCAGGCCACGCGCTACCAAAAGGGCACCGGTCTCGAGGCGAAGCGTGTCGAGACGGTCGAAgccgtgctcgccgccgctcgtgcGGCCAAGGACAAGGGAAGCACGCGCTTCTGCATGGGTGCCGCCTGGCGGGACATGCGCGGCCGCAAGTCGTCGCTGCGGAACATTGCCGACATGATCAGGGGCGTGCGTGCCATGGGCATGGAGGTCTGCGTCACCCTCGGCATGATCGACTCGCGCCAAGCCCGCGAGCTCAAGGACGCCGGCCTGACGGCCTACAACCACAACGTCGACACGAGCCGCGAGTTCTACCCCTCCGTCATCACCACGCGCACCTACGACGAGCGCCTCGAGACGCTGAGCCACGTGCGTCGCGCCGGCATCAGCGTCTGCTCCGgtggcatcctcggcctcggcgagtcGTCCGAGGACcgcgtcggcctgctccaTACCCTCTCGACCCTGCCGACCCACCCGGAGAGCTTCCCCGTCAACGCCCTCGTGCCCATCAAGGGGACGccgctcggcgacgccctgcCCGTCGCCTTCACGAGCGTGCTGCGCACCGTCGCGACGGGCCGCATTCTCATGCCCGAGACCATcatccgcatcgccgccggccgcaagGCCATGTCCGAGGAGAAGCAGGCGCTGTGCTTCATGGCCGGTGCCAACGCCATATTCACGGGCGACAAGATGCTGACGACCGACTGCAACGGctgggacgaggacggcgccatGCTTGGCCGCTGGGGGCTGGAGCCCATGAGGAGCTTTGACAagacggccgcggcgggggccgacgacggagcatGTCGGCAACGACGCCACGAGGAATGAAGCAGACGCCAGCCACGGAGCCGTTTGCAAAAATCACCTCTACAGTTTACTCTGTCCCCTCTCGGCTTCCACCGTCTTGCGCGCCTCCGGCTTCCATGCGCCGCGTAGCCAGTCCCCAATTGCCTCGCAGAGGCCGTgaacctcgtcgaccgtgTTTCCGGCATGCAGGCACAGCCGCACCCGGTCGGTGCCGGggggcaccgtcggcgccacgATCGGCCGTACCGTGaaccccctcccctcgcAGTGCCGGGCGAGCCTTCTCGCCTGCGTCGTGAACAGGGGTATGATGGGCGACGCCGGAGGCCCTCGGTTGACGCGGAACATTtcggccggcacgccgtGGCGAGCGCCGAGGGAGGCCAGGACGCCGTGGGCATGCCGCATGAGGCCTTCGAGGTGTGCTCGACGTCGCTCGGCCCGGCCGCTCTCGACGAATTCGTACACCGTttggatggcggcgagcgcgggGTAgcccatggccgtcgtgtAGATGAGGCTCCGCGCGTAGTTGATGAGATATCTCCTCGTCGTGGCGGAGCAGAGAACGATGGCTGGAGGAGCGTCGGCGCACTCCAAagcaggacggcggcggggggtTCGACCTACCACCGGCGCAGCCCATGGCTTTGCCAAACGTGTGCACGCGGGCCCATACGCCgtcttcgaggccgaggtgagAAACCATGCCCCGTCCTCGTGCTCCCGCCCAGCCGGTCGAgtgggcctcgtcgacgatgagatACCCATTCCCCCGCGGTAGCCGCTCTCGAACGCAGTCGATAATGTCCTGGAGGGgcgccgcgtcgccgtccatgCTGTAGATgctctcgacggcgatgaagacgCAGGCACCGCCCGCCCTGATGCTTGTCCCGTGCTCACCCTGAGCGAGTGCTGTCAGCACACGGTCGAGGCTCTCGTTTGGAGACGCCCGCGCGTCTCCCCTCACGCAATTGTGCGCAAAGGGGACCCTCTTGGCTCGGCTCAGCCGCATGCCGTCGTGCACGCTTGcgtggacgagctcgtcgtacACCATCACGTCGCCGGGCCGGGGCGCACAGCAGCCGAAGAGGCCCACGTTGGCTTCGAAGCCCGAGTTGAAGAGGAGCCCGGCCGGTGCGCCGTGGAAGGCGGCGATGCTGGCCTCGAGGGATTCGGCAAGTCCCGTGTTTCCGTCGAGCAGCCGCGagccgccggagccgagAGAGAAGGACGGAGAACGCAAGCGCGAGAGGTACGCTCGTCTGATGTCGGCATCGGTCGAGAGGGAGAGGTAGTCGTTGGAGGAAAAGTCCACCATGGCCGGGTCCGGGACGGTG encodes:
- a CDS encoding biotin synthase translates to MARASMLVSAWSSFRHHPSTASQSLLALRAGWRRWQSRSVAAPAEVARAPHQLVPPPARPAESLRQAEADDIFRRAVAAKASRTSWTREEIAAIYYQPLLELAHQAARLPSIVHRRFHSGREVQLCTLMNIKTGGCTEDCSYCAQATRYQKGTGLEAKRVETVEAVLAAARAAKDKGSTRFCMGAAWRDMRGRKSSLRNIADMIRGVRAMGMEVCVTLGMIDSRQARELKDAGLTAYNHNVDTSREFYPSVITTRTYDERLETLSHVRRAGISVCSGGILGLGESSEDRVGLLHTLSTLPTHPESFPVNALVPIKGTPLGDALPVAFTSVLRTVATGRILMPETIIRIAAGRKAMSEEKQALCFMAGANAIFTGDKMLTTDCNGWDEDGAMLGRWGLEPMRSFDKTAAAGADDGACRQRRHEE
- a CDS encoding aminotransferase, translating into MGNTGGLDDIYSSLLARRSSEGRLRRLTVPDPAMVDFSSNDYLSLSTDADIRRAYLSRLRSPSFSLGSGGSRLLDGNTGLAESLEASIAAFHGAPAGLLFNSGFEANVGLFGCCAPRPGDVMVYDELVHASVHDGMRLSRAKRVPFAHNCVRGDARASPNESLDRVLTALAQGEHGTSIRAGGACVFIAVESIYSMDGDAAPLQDIIDCVRERLPRGNGYLIVDEAHSTGWAGARGRGMVSHLGLEDGVWARVHTFGKAMGCAGAIVLCSATTRRYLINYARSLIYTTAMGYPALAAIQTVYEFVESGRAERRRAHLEGLMRHAHGVLASLGARHGVPAEMFRVNRGPPASPIIPLFTTQARRLARHCEGRGFTVRPIVAPTVPPGTDRVRLCLHAGNTVDEVHGLCEAIGDWLRGAWKPEARKTVEAERGQSKL